A stretch of Episyrphus balteatus chromosome 2, idEpiBalt1.1, whole genome shotgun sequence DNA encodes these proteins:
- the LOC129910536 gene encoding uncharacterized protein LOC129910536: protein MHQQVEVLIGSLLIIAVGSIPTYSNSNNIQPDTPIDDFGEIDFLEISTFPYETTEIVVDEVDANLRYTFGKRVKNDRLVSQNTDKSYWPSPQNVTLILQYPGSGQGAIVTFVEVIVNQSSNIGAGRIIAGGIGMRSIASIIEGNRTYWFNYSANIYGIY, encoded by the exons ATGCATCAACAAGTAGAAGTGCTTATTGGCTCTCTACTTATTATTGCTGTGGGTTCAATTCCCACATATTCGAATTCAAATAATATACAACCCGATACTCCGATCGATGATTTCGGAGAGAtagattttttggaaatatCAACATTTCCTTATGAAACCACGGAAATAGTTGTTGATGAAGTTGATGCAAATCTTCGTTATACTTTTGGAAAACGTGTGAAAA ACGATCGCCTTGTTTCACAAAATACTGACAAAAGTTATTGGCCATCACCTCAAAATGTCACATTGATACTGCAATATCCGGGCAGTGGACAGGGTGCAATTGTAACGTTCGTTGAAGTTATTGTCAATCAGAGTTCTAATATTGGAGCAGGACGTATAATTGCAGGCGGAATTGGGATGCGATCTATTGCGAGTATAATTGAGGGCAATAGAACATATTGGTTTAACTATTCAGCTAATATTTAtggaatttattaa
- the LOC129910554 gene encoding protein-lysine N-methyltransferase EEF2KMT: MMTVEKDLQTLQRQFLCCYPLNFIDCKPLSNLSWHYQKQLLDFTYNNDLNKKYPINNNYQLRFFKKLINILEQSAEEIHDELYEAFCKLNSAGTNDNEKFSFKHYSLPHYDTIITLKESKSFVADGTTGLCSWQASLALADWLLHNPNVVQDKSVIELGSGTGLCGFIISKCCKAKEVILTDGSPKVIDILNTNRDLNFSETNPSEKCSILELPWEECELIGTKKFDVILAADVVYDSTEFDSLVGAIVHLFELMDNKVHMILAATVRNEATLKMFLSLLDSRKFNVEDKEVVAETDSYLFWDRSTPIRIMKITKNTNLS, encoded by the exons atgatGACTGTCGAAAAAGATTTACAAACTTTGCAACGACAATTTCTCTGCTGTTACCCACTTAACTTTATTGATTG CAAACCACTATCCAATTTAAGTTGGCACTATCAAAAACAACTTCTCGATTTTACCTACAACAATgacctaaacaaaaaatatccaaTTAACAACAACTATCagctaagatttttcaaaaaactaatcaATATATTGGAACAATCTGCTGAAGAAATCCATGATGAATTGTATGAAGCATTTTGTAAGCTAAATTCTGCCGGAACAAATGACAACGAAAAATTCTCTTTTAAACACTATTCACTGCCACACTACGATACTATCATAACTTTAAAAGAATCCAAAAGCTTTGTTGCTGATGGAACAACTGGTTTATGCAGTTGGCAAGCTTCTTTAGCTTTAGCCGATTGGTTGCTTCATAATCCAAATGTTGTTCAAGATAAATCAGTAATTGAATTGGGTTCTGGAACTGGTTTGTGTGGTTTTATTATATCAAAGTGCTGTAAAGCAAAGGAAGTTATATTGACTGATGGTAGTCCCAAGGTCATTGATATACTCAATACCAATCGGGATTTGAACTTTTCCGAAACCAATCCTTCGGAAAAATGTTCAATACTTGAATTACCTTGGGAAGAATGTGAACTAATTGGAACGAAAAAATTCGATGTTATTCTTGCTGCTGATGTTGTTTATGATTCAACTGAATTTGATAGTTTAGTTGGTGCAATTGTACATCTTTTTGAATTGATGGATAATAAAGTTCATATGATATTAGCGGCAACTGTTCGAAATGAAGCAACTTTGAAGATGTTTTTGAGTTTATTGG ATTCGAGGAAGTTCAATGTTGAGGACAAAGAAGTAGTTGCGGAAACGGATAGTTATTTGTTTTGGGATAGATCAACACCTATAAGAATaatgaaaattacaaaaaatacaaatttaagttaa
- the LOC129911612 gene encoding kinesin-associated protein 3 isoform X2 yields the protein MQSDDAKFIKKRWKGGSIEPHPTDKALIVNYQLEATVFGEPNNPMIEEKKDCQKIIRLKTLNAKTDPAALAREVVDRCDLIHRSQLADVEQIIFYLKNRKNNTGSDIADNNSHRSTSAVRSSSKSNQQPTPPSQPQQPDVSINHIDEYVELLYEDLGERIRGSAMILQVARNADNLEELEKNEAALSALSRVLREDWRKSLDLSTNIIYIFFCFSTYTKFHPVIVQYKIGSLCMDVIDFELRRYENMRNELDVRKNPNTKLSKEKLNRSSDDFLDIMNEEKPKEMEPPRRRIPELKQRPKSGNWNSFHGSMSSSLMKSQILNSSYHEHLSSGATSPEATTNSNEALASNDPKVKKEEYDRLNKQLKIFAKKQEQLLRVAFYLLLNMAENVKLEEKMRRKNIVKMLVKALDRQNIDLLMLVTTFLKKLSIVGDNKDDMNELNIVAKLPRLIQSGNADLIQVTLKLVFNLSFDGSLRRKMVQAAFLPMLVMFLNDEKHHGIAVKILFHMSLDDKVKSMFTHTECVQMATDAIILNLNTKVDLDLVALCINLSLNKRNAQIMVDGNRLHNLMDRAFKYQDALLMKLIRNLSQHENLQHMFIDYVGDLARIITMCDDENFIVECVGILGNLSLSDLDYSQILQNFELIPWIRNILVPGEKLDDIVLDTIVYLGTCARDESCALLFCRAKVVLSLIELLKAKQEDDEIVLQIIFVFQRILRHESTREYMIKETESPAYLIDLMHDKNSEIRKVCDYCLDIIAISDSEWASRIKLEKFRNHNSQWLSMVEQQQDHEDNQDYVNNEDDEGELPPYLTSDYLDRCDLYQSVDDNDSNNDNNPGSPAMSTYSRPVSSYRRSTDLEDLYNMTSSSKSQSSSQGDNNNYMFKSNKSLDSEPGLHEELLVA from the exons GACTGTCAGAAAATCATCCGCCTAAAAACTCTCAATGCAAAAACAGATCCAGCTGCTTTGGCCAGAGAAGTTGTCGACAGATGCGATCTCATTCACAGATCCCAATTGGCTGatgttgaacaaattattttttatttaaaaaatcgcaaaaaTAACACAGGAAGTG ATATAGCAGATAATAACAGCCATCGTTCAACTTCTGCTGTACGTTCTTCATCAAAATCAAATCAACAACCAACACCACCATCACAACCACAACAACCCGATGTGTCTATAAATCATATCGATGAGTATGTTGAACTTTTGTATGAGGATTTGGGAGAACGAATACGTGGTTCAGCTATGATATTACAAGTTGCCAGAAATGCTGACAACCTTGaggaattggaaaaaaatg AGGCTGCACTAAGCGCACTTTCGAGAGTCCTTCGCGAGGACTGGCGAAAGAGTCTAGATCTCTCAACgaatataatttatatattcTTCTGTTTCtccacatacacaaaatttcatcCTGTGATTGTGCAGTACAAG ATTGGTTCCTTATGCATGGATGTCATTGATTTTGAACTCCGGCGCTACGAAAATATGCGTAACGAATTGGATGTTCGAAAGAATCCCAATACAAAACTCAGTAAAGAGAAATTAAATCGTAGCTCAGATGATTTTCTTGATATAATGAATGAGGAGAAACCCAAAGAG ATGGAACCCCCACGCCGTcgtatccctgaattaaaacaACGCCCAAAATCTGGTAATTGGAATAGCTTTCATGGCTCCATGTCATCATCCCTGATGAAAAGTCAAATTTTAAATAGCAGTTATCATGAACACCTATCCTCTGGAGCAACATCACCCGAAGCCACAACAAACAGTAATGAAGCATTAGCTTCTAATGATCCCAAAGTCAAGAAAGAAGAATATGATCGATTGAATAAACAATTGAAAATATTCgccaaaaaacaagaacaactcCTTCGAGTTGCTTTCTATCTTCTACTCAATATGGCTGAAAATGTTAAACTTGAAGAGAAGATGCGACGTAAAAACATAGTAAAGATGCTTGTTAAGGCTCTAGATCGTCAAAATATAGATCTCTTGATGTTAGTGACGACATTCCTTAAGAAATTGTCAATAGTTGGTGACAATAAAGATGATATGAATGAGTTGAATATTGTCGCCAAGTTGCCCAGGCTGATTCAAAGTGGCAATGCCGATCTAATACAAGTTACCCTTAAGTTAGTTTTCAATTTGTCCTTTGATGGTTCGTTACGTCGAAAAATGGTGCAAGCTGCTTTCCTTCCAATGTTGGTGATGTTTTTGAATGATGAAAAGCATCATGGAATTGCTGTGAAGATTCTATTTCACATGAGTTTGGATGATAAG GTGAAATCAATGTTCACCCACACAGAGTGTGTCCAAATGGCAACCGATGCTATTATTCTTAATTTAAATACCAAAGTTGACTTGGACCTCGTTGCACTATGCATCAATCTATCACTAAACAAACGTAATGCACAAATAATGGTCGATGGCAATCGTCTGCACAATCTAATGGATCGAGCTTTTAAATATCAAGATGCTCTCCTAATGAAACTCATACGAAATCTATCCCAACATGAAAATCTCCAACACATGTTCATTGATTATGTTGGAGATCTAGCCCGCATCATAACAATGTGTGATGATGAGAATTTCATTGTAGAATGTGTTGGAATTCTGGGTAATCTATCGCTATCCGATTTAGATTATTCAcagattttgcaaaatttcgaATTAATTCCATGGATTCGAAATATATTGGTGCCAGGAGAGAAATTAGATGATATTGTGCTGGACACAATTGTATATTTGGGTACCTGTGCACGGGATGAATCGTGTGCATTGTTATTTTGTAGAGCGAAAGTTGTACTTTCGCTGATTGAATTGCTTAAGGCGAAGCAGGAAGATGATGAAATTGTTTTGCAGATAATCTTTGTATTTCAAAGAATATTGAGGCATGAAAGTACTAGAGAGTATATGATTAAGGAGACGGAATCACCAGCTTATCTGATTGATTTAATGCATGATAAGAATTCAGAAATAAGGAAGGTGTGTGATTATTGTTTGGATATTATTGCCATTTCTGATTCGGAATGGGCTTCACGAATTAAG TTGGAGAAGTTCCGCAATCACAATTCCCAATGGTTAAGTATGGTTGAACAACAACAAGACCATGAAGATAACCAAGACTATGTCAATAATGAAGACGATGAAGGTGAACTACCACCTTATTTGACATCAGATTATTTGGATCGTTGCGATTTATACCAGTCTGTAGATGATAACGATAGTAATAATGACAACAACCCAGGTAGTCCAGCTATGTCAACTTATAGTCGTCCTGTCAGcag TTACAGACGGAGTACAGACCTAGAAGACCTTTACAACATGACATCGAGTTCAAAGTCACAATCATCCAGTCAAGGAgacaacaacaactacatgtTTAAATCTAACAAATCATTAGATTCCGAACCAGGCTTACATGAAGAGTTACTAGTTGCCTAG
- the LOC129911612 gene encoding kinesin-associated protein 3 isoform X3 — protein sequence MGTFVDCQKIIRLKTLNAKTDPAALAREVVDRCDLIHRSQLADVEQIIFYLKNRKNNTGSDIADNNSHRSTSAVRSSSKSNQQPTPPSQPQQPDVSINHIDEYVELLYEDLGERIRGSAMILQVARNADNLEELEKNEAALSALSRVLREDWRKSLDLSTNIIYIFFCFSTYTKFHPVIVQYKIGSLCMDVIDFELRRYENMRNELDVRKNPNTKLSKEKLNRSSDDFLDIMNEEKPKEMEPPRRRIPELKQRPKSGNWNSFHGSMSSSLMKSQILNSSYHEHLSSGATSPEATTNSNEALASNDPKVKKEEYDRLNKQLKIFAKKQEQLLRVAFYLLLNMAENVKLEEKMRRKNIVKMLVKALDRQNIDLLMLVTTFLKKLSIVGDNKDDMNELNIVAKLPRLIQSGNADLIQVTLKLVFNLSFDGSLRRKMVQAAFLPMLVMFLNDEKHHGIAVKILFHMSLDDKVKSMFTHTECVQMATDAIILNLNTKVDLDLVALCINLSLNKRNAQIMVDGNRLHNLMDRAFKYQDALLMKLIRNLSQHENLQHMFIDYVGDLARIITMCDDENFIVECVGILGNLSLSDLDYSQILQNFELIPWIRNILVPGEKLDDIVLDTIVYLGTCARDESCALLFCRAKVVLSLIELLKAKQEDDEIVLQIIFVFQRILRHESTREYMIKETESPAYLIDLMHDKNSEIRKVCDYCLDIIAISDSEWASRIKLEKFRNHNSQWLSMVEQQQDHEDNQDYVNNEDDEGELPPYLTSDYLDRCDLYQSVDDNDSNNDNNPGSPAMSTYSRPVSSYRRSTDLEDLYNMTSSSKSQSSSQGDNNNYMFKSNKSLDSEPGLHEELLVA from the exons ATGGGAACTTTTGTG GACTGTCAGAAAATCATCCGCCTAAAAACTCTCAATGCAAAAACAGATCCAGCTGCTTTGGCCAGAGAAGTTGTCGACAGATGCGATCTCATTCACAGATCCCAATTGGCTGatgttgaacaaattattttttatttaaaaaatcgcaaaaaTAACACAGGAAGTG ATATAGCAGATAATAACAGCCATCGTTCAACTTCTGCTGTACGTTCTTCATCAAAATCAAATCAACAACCAACACCACCATCACAACCACAACAACCCGATGTGTCTATAAATCATATCGATGAGTATGTTGAACTTTTGTATGAGGATTTGGGAGAACGAATACGTGGTTCAGCTATGATATTACAAGTTGCCAGAAATGCTGACAACCTTGaggaattggaaaaaaatg AGGCTGCACTAAGCGCACTTTCGAGAGTCCTTCGCGAGGACTGGCGAAAGAGTCTAGATCTCTCAACgaatataatttatatattcTTCTGTTTCtccacatacacaaaatttcatcCTGTGATTGTGCAGTACAAG ATTGGTTCCTTATGCATGGATGTCATTGATTTTGAACTCCGGCGCTACGAAAATATGCGTAACGAATTGGATGTTCGAAAGAATCCCAATACAAAACTCAGTAAAGAGAAATTAAATCGTAGCTCAGATGATTTTCTTGATATAATGAATGAGGAGAAACCCAAAGAG ATGGAACCCCCACGCCGTcgtatccctgaattaaaacaACGCCCAAAATCTGGTAATTGGAATAGCTTTCATGGCTCCATGTCATCATCCCTGATGAAAAGTCAAATTTTAAATAGCAGTTATCATGAACACCTATCCTCTGGAGCAACATCACCCGAAGCCACAACAAACAGTAATGAAGCATTAGCTTCTAATGATCCCAAAGTCAAGAAAGAAGAATATGATCGATTGAATAAACAATTGAAAATATTCgccaaaaaacaagaacaactcCTTCGAGTTGCTTTCTATCTTCTACTCAATATGGCTGAAAATGTTAAACTTGAAGAGAAGATGCGACGTAAAAACATAGTAAAGATGCTTGTTAAGGCTCTAGATCGTCAAAATATAGATCTCTTGATGTTAGTGACGACATTCCTTAAGAAATTGTCAATAGTTGGTGACAATAAAGATGATATGAATGAGTTGAATATTGTCGCCAAGTTGCCCAGGCTGATTCAAAGTGGCAATGCCGATCTAATACAAGTTACCCTTAAGTTAGTTTTCAATTTGTCCTTTGATGGTTCGTTACGTCGAAAAATGGTGCAAGCTGCTTTCCTTCCAATGTTGGTGATGTTTTTGAATGATGAAAAGCATCATGGAATTGCTGTGAAGATTCTATTTCACATGAGTTTGGATGATAAG GTGAAATCAATGTTCACCCACACAGAGTGTGTCCAAATGGCAACCGATGCTATTATTCTTAATTTAAATACCAAAGTTGACTTGGACCTCGTTGCACTATGCATCAATCTATCACTAAACAAACGTAATGCACAAATAATGGTCGATGGCAATCGTCTGCACAATCTAATGGATCGAGCTTTTAAATATCAAGATGCTCTCCTAATGAAACTCATACGAAATCTATCCCAACATGAAAATCTCCAACACATGTTCATTGATTATGTTGGAGATCTAGCCCGCATCATAACAATGTGTGATGATGAGAATTTCATTGTAGAATGTGTTGGAATTCTGGGTAATCTATCGCTATCCGATTTAGATTATTCAcagattttgcaaaatttcgaATTAATTCCATGGATTCGAAATATATTGGTGCCAGGAGAGAAATTAGATGATATTGTGCTGGACACAATTGTATATTTGGGTACCTGTGCACGGGATGAATCGTGTGCATTGTTATTTTGTAGAGCGAAAGTTGTACTTTCGCTGATTGAATTGCTTAAGGCGAAGCAGGAAGATGATGAAATTGTTTTGCAGATAATCTTTGTATTTCAAAGAATATTGAGGCATGAAAGTACTAGAGAGTATATGATTAAGGAGACGGAATCACCAGCTTATCTGATTGATTTAATGCATGATAAGAATTCAGAAATAAGGAAGGTGTGTGATTATTGTTTGGATATTATTGCCATTTCTGATTCGGAATGGGCTTCACGAATTAAG TTGGAGAAGTTCCGCAATCACAATTCCCAATGGTTAAGTATGGTTGAACAACAACAAGACCATGAAGATAACCAAGACTATGTCAATAATGAAGACGATGAAGGTGAACTACCACCTTATTTGACATCAGATTATTTGGATCGTTGCGATTTATACCAGTCTGTAGATGATAACGATAGTAATAATGACAACAACCCAGGTAGTCCAGCTATGTCAACTTATAGTCGTCCTGTCAGcag TTACAGACGGAGTACAGACCTAGAAGACCTTTACAACATGACATCGAGTTCAAAGTCACAATCATCCAGTCAAGGAgacaacaacaactacatgtTTAAATCTAACAAATCATTAGATTCCGAACCAGGCTTACATGAAGAGTTACTAGTTGCCTAG